Within the Vigna angularis cultivar LongXiaoDou No.4 chromosome 10, ASM1680809v1, whole genome shotgun sequence genome, the region TGCAGACGCAGAGCAAGGTCATCGTGATCGCTGCAATATCAGGGGTGGCCATGGCGCTGCACCCGCTCTTGAGCTGGTTACTCATCATGAAGGTGGAGTGGGGTCTGGTGGGTGCGGCGGTGGTGCTAAATGCGTCGTGGTGGTTCATAGTGGTGGCTCAGTTGGCGTATGTGCTCAGTGGTAGGTGTGGGGCAGCCTGGAAGGGGTTTTCATGGGAGGCTTTTGGCAATCTTTGGAGTTTCTTTCGCCTATCTCTTGCCTCTGCCGTCATGCTTTGGTCAGTCTCACCTGAACctttcgtttctttcttttgtctctttcactttttctttttttatctttatttatttattcataaataataaaaataccaaaattttaaaaaaaattaaattaaaatttttaattctaataGCGTTAAAGTCTTTgattatacaattttaattgtattataaaaatattatttctcataattattattataataaaaataaatattaataataatatatttgttattataaatatatagatattttgtttttctttaaatcaaATGAAGCCATATTAAAGAAACACGATTAAAACGAAGTTTCTTTTATACCCaatacataataattatattacaacTCTTTTGCAACAAGAAATACtcgtaaatttttttttataaaaaaaatcaagtcattaattattatattgtttttttttgcgATTTTAACTGCATCGtcataataatgataattataatattttttattacagtattatttatagtaaataaaattaatattaaaaaattattgtaagaataataaaaatattatcattattattaattataactaCTATTATctattgaaattgaaataatataaaaataaaaacttaataatattacagttagtttttcatttatttgtaaagttttgatatgttgattttttctttaacctaaattaataaataaatgaaaaagaaaaaaagaaaaacccgACAAAACAGAGAAAGAGATGATATAACTTTCCATTACCAGTccctaattataataatatacaacATCGTACAAGTATAAAGTATATACTTTAGAGagtgttttttatatatatatatatatatatatatatatatatatatatatatatatatatatatatatatatatatatatatatgactatAGAAATTGTCGAACAATTTTATACTTCATTAGATTGTGAATATACCACTActcttattatttatgttatggAATAATTGAAAAAAGGGTTTTGACATGGACAAAACAAAAGCTGATTAATGACATATTACCATTTTAGTTGCAAAAGTTTAAACTTAAATTGAATTGAAGACATTATGTGTCTTAGTCACTAATCCAGACGAACTGAgtacttttttaatttacaagCAAACATGTCATAAGAGGATAATTTAAAAGTAGCATAGCacattatgttttatttacaacatcttttatattttcttatcatattatttattattttttataccttTTCTTATCATAAAAGGTGAAGAAAAATGTCATtatcaaaacaattaaatattaaacaaataaaaataaagtggaaaaatggatttgaaactaataaaagaaaagttggCAATAAGAAGTGTTTCATTTGgtattgatttttctttttatttaaaagaatgaaacaATATGGGTTAATTATATATAGTGATTGAAACTCTATATTTTGTGAAATACAtaacaatttaatttgaattatgaaATAGGtggtataaaaaatatatatttaattttatgtatattttgtcCGATGCATGCAGCTTGGAAATGTGGTACTTTATGGCTCTGCTTTTGTTCGCTGGATACCTCAAAAATGCAAAAATCTACGTAGGCGCCTTCTCTATCTGGTCAGTCACTATAACAACATCTTCATTAAGGATATATCTAACAATTATATCTACAATTATAAGTTTAATACATCAGTTTTaggttatttttaatataataataataattattattatattatagggttttatttggtttttatattattgttaagatttgctaataatttttttaagacaatgatgttataaatttatatttgaattttttaaaatctagaaatattttttttatttttagaattaaagGTGTCATTTAATATTCATAGTGCtcttaacttttataatatggaataatttcttataaagaAACTGGAATAGCActtatgttaaaaataagttaattgaaAATGGTTAAGAGTATTATTTTAGGGTTGTACCGACTGCTTTCAGAAATGTTAAGAATAGTTGATAAAGGTATGGGATTAAGAAAAACGCAAATTCTGTCTCTACATTGAATAACTTTATAGCTTATCAACTTTAATTAGTAGTGGTAGAACCACTAACCATACTTATCACTCTTTCTACAATCAATAATCactttttctatctctttattaagtgattttttgTACTGGATAATTTGCCACTAACTGCAATTATCACTTTTTCCATACAATAAAtctatcacttttttttttcttaatgggTTTTGTACTAGATTGTTTGCCGCTAACTATAATTGTCATTCTTTTTCTCTATCTCTTTATTCATATGATTTTCTAGTAGGCTATTTTCTTGCCTAATGTTAGATAAACAATAAATGGTATAAAAATATAGGAAAAAGTATCACcacttacaaaaataaacagaaacacaaacaaataaatacacacacacacaaacgcaaacacatataaaaaatgagatgattattgaaaaaaaatcataaatagagatgaatataaaataaaaaagagtagaTAACTAATTATATGCAGAGATAATATTGTTGAAAGAAAATCACAAATAAAGAGATAATATTAGTTTTACTTTCAAGGTATTAGATGTATTTACTTTGTAGCGTGTTCTATTTTTTCTGTatccttttttacttttaacaattttttttctttaacttaataattataaaaaatcaataaccAGAATAAATCTTTAAGTAAATGCcctaattatattttactttgcAGCATGAATATATTAGGGTGGACCATCATGGTATCTTTCGGAATGAATGCTGCCACAAGGTTTGATTACACTTTATACtaaaccaaaatattaattCTTGTTTATTCATCtcgtttattttagttaatataaaattaaaagttaaatatatttttagtgttaatattttaagataaatttataatttgtatttgttctaaatttaatataatttaatttttaaattttagaaataaattaatataattattttaatttaattgtgttaaatttttaagttttaaacttaaatttaagttagtttaatatattatataactcaaatgtcatttttaattcttaaaacgtgatttaaaaaaaattaacatagttatattaaaaagattatatttatttatttttaaaagtttgaaaattaaattgtattaaagtttaaggatgaatttttattttgtatgagtaaaaagcataatttcatcataagaatatatttatatgttttctcATAAGGttatataattatcaaataaatatgcATTCCATGATTTTGCAATTGGTTAATGTAGTaagctttgaaaaaaaaatgcagtgTGAGAATATCGAATGAACTAGGGGCACATCACCCAAGAACAGCACTATTTTCTCTTGTGGTTGCTGTGATCACTTCCATTATGATAGGACTTTTTCTGGCTTTTGTGTTGATGGTCACACGGAATGTGTATCCTTCTCTGTTTTCCAACGACCCAGAAGTGCAAAACATAGTGAAGGAGCTCACACCATTGTTGAGTTTTTGCATTATCATTAACAATGTCCAACCTGTTCTTTCAGGTAACATGTGTTCAAAGACAAAAACATCAATTTTCCTTTTGATTATTGCATGTCTCACACTTTCAATTTTATGCAGGAGTAGCCGTTGGAGCAGGGTGGCAAGCTTTTGTCGCTTATGTAAACATAGGATGCTACTACCTTTTCGGAATACCTCTTGGTCTCTTGTTGGGTTATAAGTTTCACCGAGGTATTAAGGTAAACCATGACATATATGTAAAATTCACCTtcttaaattgatttatttttggaAAAGTTATTTGATCATATCGAGTTGTGAATGGTTGGGTTTTAGGGAATCTGGCAAGGAATGATATCAGGGACTGTGCTGCAAACGATTGTTATTTTGGTGATGATTTACAAAACTAACTGGAATAGAGAGGTAAAATACTATGAAAATTTGCAAGTTCAAGTGAACTCTTGCTTTTGAGCatataaacaattaattattaatttgaattacaCAAAATTATAGGCCTCTCGTGCTGGAGATAGGGTACAGACATGGGGTGGACAAAAAGTAGGGAACGACAAAGAAAACACGGAAGAAGAAACTTGAATATTGCACTCCCAGAATTGGTACGATAAGATGAAATATGACATTTCAACTCAGCTCAAAAAAGATTTACCAATTTGTACAGGGTATTCACAAActtttagaaattttaatttcttgcatttataattaatttagtctttaaaatGCTTTGTTTAGATAAACTACTATGTTTTCATCAAAATGTGGAGTGTCTTTGGACGTGCTGTTAGTGAAGTGATGTATTTGTGTCGTGTGGTTGATTATGATGAGAAACATTCTGGAGAAGGTCTTTCAAGAACAGAATGGAGGTCCACTGCAGAAGATTCTCTTATGGTTAAAAGTTAATTACATTGTTTTCGTGTAGACTTTCGAACtatatttagttaataataGTTACCTTCGGACTTGTTTAAACATAAAATCCTTATTCTTTTCAGTAGCGAATTAACCAATAGGCTCAACAATAATGTTCTTAACGGgagtatttttcaaaataagaaaaaacatgacATTTAATTAAAGGAATGATAAAGTGACaaacttttacatttatttaacaaacagtataaaagtaaaataatcataaaatattaaattttatatttttcaaaaaagaagaaaatgaaaaataaagaaaaataatatcaaataaaatgtaaaaaatttatgcatcaaagtataatttttatttggattATTATTTCTCACTTTCAAGATAGGTCTCCAGGCTTGTATAGAATGCATAAAGCTAGTTGGAGAGCTacgataaatattttaagaaaacaatgtttCAATCCACCCTCTTTAGCCATGAGCTAGATTTGAAACTATTTCAActtgaacaaaaatatattgaagGACAAACTTTCTCATGATTACTAATGTAATTCTCTTTTGTAACATGAACAATTTCACTCATGGATTCAATCTTGTTCTCAAGTTCGGTGTTTCATGATAGATTATAGAATGTTTGatataacattataattatttgtttgactaTATAAATTCACGTCCATGTTTGCTTTCGAGAGTACATCCAATAATTTGTAGACATGAATGAAAGGTGAAAAGATAATTCATTGGAAAGGTTGCTGAGAATGATCTCCTTAGAAAAGACTGTCCAAATTGACCAAAGTTTATGGGTCACTCTGGCCTACACAATGGTTTAGTTGACATAATATCCAACCAACCAAAGCTCTAAATTTAGTTGATTATTAAAAGGACTAAATATGATTTACTAACTGATGTTGGACTATCAATAATTTGAAGTCTATTTAACTAGCATCGGACCAGTCTCATCAAAATAAGGAAATTGGacttctaaattatatttttaacccCAAATCCAGCAGAAAATCTATAACATCTTAAACAATTTTGTTGGGGGACTTCTCAATTATGTTTTCATACAGTATTTTGAGTTCGTTGATCTTTTTTTCTAACCAATGTCTACAAGTGCTTCTGGAAAACAAGGGAATAAAACCCATGACTGCAAAAAACTCAATCTACAACTGCGAAATTAATCCATATCACAGCATTGCAAAACATAATTCTGCAACTTATAAAATAATCCGTATCACAGCATAAACCAAATTCTGCAAACACAAGATGCCGTATCACACAGCATTCAACCAAAGCAACTGCTACCACTCTAAAACCTTGCCCCAATAGTGGTactaactaaatttaattaaaaacttaagCACGCTGTAGTA harbors:
- the LOC108327749 gene encoding protein DETOXIFICATION 30 isoform X2, whose translation is MISFSSFISLSNSLIQHFHFFSKISIFLSPLMEHSDGNSTEPQAEDESNQTRSQQRTAAVFTAGSADMSPITGPGDFYREFVLESKKLWFLAGPGIFSFVSKYSLGAFTQIFAGHIGTIELTAVSVENSLIAGFSYGILLGMGSALETLCGQAVGAGKLNMLGVYMQRSWVLLSITACVLCFLYVFAGPFLTLIGQDPEISRAAGKFAIWMIPQLFAYAFNFPVAKFLQTQSKVIVIAAISGVAMALHPLLSWLLIMKVEWGLVGAAVVLNASWWFIVVAQLAYVLSGRCGAAWKGFSWEAFGNLWSFFRLSLASAVMLCLEMWYFMALLLFAGYLKNAKIYVGAFSICMNILGWTIMVSFGMNAATSVRISNELGAHHPRTALFSLVVAVITSIMIGLFLAFVLMVTRNVYPSLFSNDPEVQNIVKELTPLLSFCIIINNVQPVLSAVGAGWQAFVAYVNIGCYYLFGIPLGLLLGYKFHRGIKGIWQGMISGTVLQTIVILVMIYKTNWNREASRAGDRVQTWGGQKVGNDKENTEEET
- the LOC108327749 gene encoding protein DETOXIFICATION 30 isoform X1, with product MISFSSFISLSNSLIQHFHFFSKISIFLSPLMEHSDGNSTEPQAEDESNQTRSQQRTAAVFTAGSADMSPITGPGDFYREFVLESKKLWFLAGPGIFSFVSKYSLGAFTQIFAGHIGTIELTAVSVENSLIAGFSYGILLGMGSALETLCGQAVGAGKLNMLGVYMQRSWVLLSITACVLCFLYVFAGPFLTLIGQDPEISRAAGKFAIWMIPQLFAYAFNFPVAKFLQTQSKVIVIAAISGVAMALHPLLSWLLIMKVEWGLVGAAVVLNASWWFIVVAQLAYVLSGRCGAAWKGFSWEAFGNLWSFFRLSLASAVMLCLEMWYFMALLLFAGYLKNAKIYVGAFSICMNILGWTIMVSFGMNAATSVRISNELGAHHPRTALFSLVVAVITSIMIGLFLAFVLMVTRNVYPSLFSNDPEVQNIVKELTPLLSFCIIINNVQPVLSGVAVGAGWQAFVAYVNIGCYYLFGIPLGLLLGYKFHRGIKGIWQGMISGTVLQTIVILVMIYKTNWNREASRAGDRVQTWGGQKVGNDKENTEEET